The following are encoded together in the Lathyrus oleraceus cultivar Zhongwan6 chromosome 3, CAAS_Psat_ZW6_1.0, whole genome shotgun sequence genome:
- the LOC127125632 gene encoding protein SMALL AUXIN UP-REGULATED RNA 12, which produces MLGKKIVSIKKLAKKVKLVGRVDSDLAQYELLKEIGKNIGSKKSGVFALYVGEERERYEVPTGYLCHPLLKMLLEKAYNEFGFQQRNGLVVPCSVSAFHEVVKAIECNNCKFDMANICDELI; this is translated from the coding sequence ATGCTAGGGAAAAAGATTGTATCAATCAAGAAACTAGCCAAAAAGGTGAAACTTGTAGGTAGAGTTGACTCTGACCTTGCTCAATACGAGTTGTTGAAGGAAATTGGTAAAAATATTGGGTCCAAAAAAAGTGGTGTTTTTGCACTATATGTTGGGGAGGAACGAGAGAGATATGAGGTTCCAACTGGTTACCTTTGTCATCCCTTATTGAAGATGTTGTTGGAgaaagcatacaatgaatttgGATTTCAGCAAAGGAATGGTTTGGTTGTTCCATGTAGTGTTTCAGCTTTTCATGAAGTGGTTAAAGCTATAGAATGTAACAATTGTAAGTTTGATATGGCAAATATTTGTGATGAATTGATTTGA